The Lytechinus pictus isolate F3 Inbred chromosome 14, Lp3.0, whole genome shotgun sequence genomic sequence GTTATTGTTAAGTATACGAATGTGATACGGTATTGCACTATTTTGCATTCGTTTAGTTTTGCATTTTGGCTCAGGGATTAGGGGTTTACGTCTCAACAATCTTTGATTATCTGGAGGGAAAAACGATTCGAATTGGTCTGTATTGAGTAGAGTTTTCTTAAAGAAATTCAAACTCGAATCTTCCTTTCTATCAGAGAGTGATTGGAGCTTCAATTCCACCAAGACATTATCGTAAGTAGAGTAGCGGGTGCCCATAACTACCCTTAAAGCCCTTTTCTGAACTCTTTCTAACCTTGTGATCTGTTCTTTGGTGAGTTCCCCATTCCATACAGGAGCTGCATATTCCAGCACGGGCCTAATATAGCACCTATATATTGTCAACAAATCATCTTGGGGAAGACCATGGCGTTTCAATAATCTAAGCATgtgaattttgctgtttgaTCTCTTTATGATATCATTTGTGTTTTGGTCCCATTTTAAGTTGTTTTGGATAATGACTCCCAGGATTTTGGTTGATTGAACAGTTGCCAGTTCTTGGATACCAATATAAACTGATGGGTGCACTTGGAAAGACCTTTGAAAGCAAACATTAATTTGCGcccattttttggggggttcatTTTCATATAATTGCGTTCACACCAGGTTAGAATATAGTCCATAGATTTCTGCAATTTAGATAATTGGTTATTGTTCCTACATTCTACAACAGAAAGATCATCTATGTATTTGAAGGTAGATGAGTTCTTGGAGGATGGCTTAATGTAATTGACCATCGCTAGGAATATAATTGGCCCCAATTTAGTTCCCTGAGGGACACCTGGATGTAAGGTTACCCAATCAGAATGCGTTGAACGATATCTTACACATTGCTGACGTGAACATAAAAAATCAGCAATCCATGGGATAATGGCAGATTTGGTACCAAGACCAATTAATTTCCTTACTGCTATCGTGTGGTCCACCCTATCAAATGCCTTACTAAAATCAGTTACAATTACCAAGGATGTAGCTTTAGGTTTGTCAGCATTTTCGTACATTAAATGAAGCATGTTGATCAGATAGTGATTAGTTGAGAGGAATTTTCTGTTACCAAATTGGTTAGGGTCAAGTTTGGGTCTAATATCCTGTATAATCCAGTTTGCCATGAATCCTTCAGCTATCTTGGCAAAGTGGCTGGTTAGAGAGATTGGACGAAGTTTATCTATCGTTGGGGGTTGTGTCTTAGGAACTGGAATAACGATGGCTCGTTTCCAGTCACTGGGAACTTTGCTTTGGCTGAAAGAGGTATTGATTATGTCTGCCAAGGGGGTCGCAAGTTCAAGACAGAATTCCCTGATGATCCTAGCTGATATACTATCAGGGCCGCCAGCCTTAGACTGTTGCACTTTTGATAGTTCTTTATAAACTTCCCAAGAAGAAACAGTCGGGCAAGGGCTCTTAGATGGTAAGTATGATGGGAGCTCAGCTAAGTCGAGTTGGTGGATATCGGATGCTACAGAGACAAAGGACTGGTTGATGGCAGCAGCTATTGCAGCTTCATCGCTTGAAGGTATATCCGGAACTTGAATAGGGTTAGGATCCTTAGTATTTCCGGTCATCACTCGAATTTGACGAAACCAAGCTGAAGGGTTGTTTTTCTTCAAGCGTTGAACCCGTGAAGCATAGTATTCCTTCTTAGCATGTTCTATGCTCACTTTCAAGGTTGCCTTTAATCTCTCCCAAACTACAATGTCATTTCGATGGAAAGCTCGTTGTCGTTCATTGATGAGATGCTTTATCCGTGGGGTCATCCATGGTTTGTCACACTTGTGAAGCTTCACCCTACGAATCGGAAAGAAATGATCTATTGCAGATTGGAGCGTTTGAATGAATAActcatatttttcattgataTCCATTTTGTTGGTAACGTCAGTCCAATCAACACTATTCAACCACATACCGAAGGACCGTATTGCACTGTCAGGCATAGGACGAGTTGTACGATAATGGCTAGCATTGCTTGGAGCTACGTGGTCTCGTGGAAGCCAAAGTACTGAATTATGATCCGACTGACCAATGGGAGAACAGATAATAACTTCTTTATGTCTATCGCTGATGTTGCAAATAATCTTATCTAAGATCCTATCACCTCTGGTCGCTTGTCTTACAACTTGTTGAAAACGGGGATCGGCGACTAAGGCGGAAGTGTCCAATCGGTTGAAGTCACCCGTTATGAAGATTGCAGCTTCCGGATGGCGGGTCATGATATCATCGATAGCTGCAAGGAGATGTTCAACCAGTTGTGCTTCAACTAAATTGTCAGGCTGAGGGAAGTAGACAGCAGCACAAAATATGCACGATACAGATCTAGGCAGTCGGTGAGGGTGCAATTTGGCCCAAACTACTTCCAAGTTGTCAGGTACCTTGATATATTTAAGTGATGCTTGGAATACAGGGCTACTCCTCCTCCACTCCGATGCTCTCTAGACTGGACAAACATTGAATAACCTGGAATGGAAACCAGTCCAAGTGGAAGATCATGTTTGTACCAGGTTTCCGTGATGGCGCATAGGTCAACATCATGAACTTGAATAATTGCACTGAGTTCATCAGCAGATCTTGCATTGCAAAGGAAGAGTGAAGGGAGTTCTtacttatttttatcattattattattatcattatcgatCCTTTGTATTGGGACAGTTACAAGGTTCGACGGATCACGTGATCTGAGTTCAGGAGATTTCACAGGGAATTGGTTCACTATTACTTGTATCGGGAGGCGGTTCTTAGCTTTTCGTCGTCCTGCTCTTGTACCCCTGTGTCGAAGCTTAAACAGTTTTATCTCAATTTCGAATTCTTTGATCGTGTCCTTTACGGTTTcatttaggcctatatcaatTTTTCCTCTGTTATACTTGGCCCCAATGGTATATAACTCATTAATGCTATAATGGTAGTTGGTTGAAGAATGTTCAGTACGATTATGAGCATCCGTTGGATGGTTAGAGGGTCCGGGATTAATCTCTATATCCCCACAGCGTATTATGGAGAGTTGAAAAGTTACACAAGCATTCGCATAGTAGGAAACACGGGCTCTGTGGTACCCTTTGGTAAGAATATTTTGACACCATGCTCGTTCAGGATGATCGTGAAGATAGCCATGTTCAATTACAGGTGTTTTCTTGGGGCAGATACATAAGAGTAAAAAGAGTAGGGCGATTAGCTTATGTATCTCCATCGTAGCGTTTATGACTTTGCAAGTCCCTTGCCTTAGAATGATGTTACCTTCTATTGTCAGAAGGGATTCTGTGCTATTGTTATCATGTCAAAAGGGGTAGTATACTATTGTTCTCTTGTCCACCGCTCACAGTATATGGTAAGACGATAACACGGACATGGCTACAGTACATACCAACTACAGCAAACGTATCGAAGTTTTCTTCCAAGAAATGTCACAACATGGAATGTCCATTTGATAAGAAACTTTTCCTGGTGCTTCTAAGATATATTCTTTCTCCAATGGTccacaaaaaacacaaaacactGAAATGATGACgatttcaaagtaaaaaaatgagGAGCTAGAGAAACTGAGCTgacagcctgttaggcgcatgcgtaaacaaaaaaaatgttagtgATCAATATTATAGAACTCTTATTTTAAAACACAAGATGAATAGGGTGTTTGGATTTTATAAGAATTGTCAATTGGCATTAGAGTATATGAaaagttatattatattataagtcTCTTTTGGAAGAAATGTTTTGTGGAATGATTGTTGATTTAATAATATACTGTATTGTTGATTTGATAATATACTGTATAGTGAGCATCCAAATTCATGATCAATCATGAAGGTTTTTTGGGGAGAATGTTATTTAAGCCAGGTAGTATAGTTAATATAATTGTTGCATGATTATGGAACGGAACTTTTTCTAGAAAActatttgttatttctttaaaaCAGTCGCAGTTTTGGTCTACCGCTTAGCAGGGCTAAGAGAGTAATATCATTGTCAAGATATACAACACGGGCTCTGGGCCTGATGACACTACATAATTCCAATGTAATTGGGTCTTCGACGGACTCGCCGTCGACATTCAACACTTCTGAGTGAATGGTATTGAGGAACTACGCTGTGTTCCTGGTGATTGTCTTCATACATCCCAACTGTCGACTCAAGAGAACTTTCGTTCGCAAGTATAGacgcagcggcgtaacaggggtcggtggccagggggggcaagagccaaaaatttcccggtcttatcatggtatgaactcacaggcgtaatggtgtaatgaggcgacaattttgagaaggccagatattgcgtatcttatctttaaaaacagttgcgagcgagcgaagcgagcgagcaaaaatttggacctttttaatacaaaaatccaattttgtgatagattttgacacgaTATCcagaaaacaatatatttcacttttctctcttcagattcctttttttgtggtctgtacgatacgccactgtgaacaggattctttgtggcattagcgtgaagagtaaaaaaagaagaaaaaaaacaggggagcagtatagcacatgtgctaaaaagctgctttatataagccccgagcgagcgaagcgagcgagaaaaaaaatcaccttttcatgagaatctaactttgagctatttttttacattatattcagtaaataaaatcatatcctacacttttcctttgcttttatttcctcctttttttaaaattcttgtttgtagaactttttggggccatggcccaacccttccatacgcagtgctgtgcggttggggtccgggcggagcccccgaaacttcttgatatcaaagccatttaaacctcgcagattgccgctattttaatcaaatcgcggtcatatacagaatatagcttttacacaacacatttattcaacccggttgcataatgaaccaaatatttttaaggggcaaaacatagcaatgtgggaaaatttgtaaaaaaagtcgccagcatgcaaagcgagctggaaaaaaaattgccaattgaaattaaattctaattaggGCCTATGTGATagctttttccattatattcagcaaataacgcattttattgtttccattcatttacaatttcctacaatttcttttattttctcttgggtgtggaaccagacccagacccccccccccgcgcctgtatgccagtgattgattgtgattgaacggggggcgttatagagccatttgaaggttatgaacgaagagcccctactgcgtggggtctggggcaaagccccggtagcttatttgcataaaatttagcaagcttatagcacaatgttgtatgcagtccatcttttttcccgctctttaatttcaatcatcggcagcccggtcgtgttattttttttccttgtcccttttcttttccaatttagcttttgactaattactctctatcttcgtttcccgctattggttgccattttgtcatcttttaattcatttcccaccgtgttattgcattacatagacctatttcggaatgatttgttctttctcaaatgtcagttcttctttcgtatattttcccgctttccttccttttccattaaaaaaaaagtttttcttcggttttttcccctttccctttccttttcctcctttcctttcccctttccttcccctttccctttctttctccctccttttttttctttttcccgtttttcttttattttcccggtgaaatccgccagggggggcaacttgccccccctgcccccccgcctgttacgccactgtatagaCGGTGGTATTGTCACCCGCTTTCATCGAAGAAAGTATGACTGAAccataatatttgaaatcataaaGTTTATACCGGAACTCAGTTTCTTTTCACAAGAAACCGAACTTAAATTATCAAGTTGCTGAAAGTAATATTATTATATGCTAAAGTTACAGGTTTTCATATTACATTTCTTGTAATTCAGTATATTTATGTTCCTGCCCTAAATTATGCAATAGAAACTCCATATGCCTTTTCCAAATTGGATGTAATTATTCATCTGGTCATTGGATGCTGATTTAGGATATCAGAATATTGAATTAAACAGTTGAATTATAAACGTCAAAAAgtatttattatatttcttatgtaattcaagttatttaatttaaagtaaattgatttaaaatttttAACAGGCAACAAACAAGTGACATTTTTGGCGACCACGAAGGGACAGTCTTTTAAATTCTTAACATTAAATACATGTTACTATGTTTTGTTGCAAGTATACCATTCTGATTTATTAGTAGGACCGATATATTGTTCACGCTATCTGTCATCTAATATACTATTAATACTTACTTGTTCAACTGTTTGTTCTTAATGCAGACCTTTTACGAGGTATTGGTTCCCGGACTTTGTGCTGATCAGGTGGTGTGAAACAGCA encodes the following:
- the LOC135156707 gene encoding uncharacterized protein LOC135156707, coding for MTRHPEAAIFITGDFNRLDTSALVADPRFQQVVRQATRGDRILDKIICNISDRHKEVIICSPIGQSDHNSVLWLPRDHVAPSNASHYRTTRPMPDSAIRSFGMWLNSVDWTDVTNKMDINEKYELFIQTLQSAIDHFFPIRRVKLHKCDKPWMTPRIKHLINERQRAFHRNDIVVWERLKATLKVSIEHAKKEYYASRVQRLKKNNPSAWFRQIRVMTGNTKDPNPIQVPDIPSSDEAAIAAAINQSFVSVASDIHQLDLAELPSYLPSKSPCPTVSSWEVYKELSKVQQSKAGGPDSISARIIREFCLELATPLADIINTSFSQSKVPSDWKRAIVIPVPKTQPPTIDKLRPISLTSHFAKIAEGFMANWIIQDIRPKLDPNQFGNRKFLSTNHYLINMLHLIYKHTKLTDILVIPVLVADHGVCGSHKDSRNSQPENASVESFIPLHTGLNTRDTSATSLTQEEVVDDDEEFGDNDH